A single region of the Gossypium arboreum isolate Shixiya-1 chromosome 12, ASM2569848v2, whole genome shotgun sequence genome encodes:
- the LOC128285631 gene encoding uncharacterized protein LOC128285631 → MHIEKNVCDNVIGTLLNLSRGGKDNIKARKDLQDMGIRSYLHPKMRNGKEYLPQACYTLASRERDIFLSIVKNLKVPDGYASNISRCVNLKEHKLSNLKSHDCHILVQDLLPICLRGVVEKKVLSVITNLSDFFKRLCAKSLDPQEVDQLQIQVMLTLCEMEKIFPPSFFTIMIHLIIHLPMEANLGGPVQYRWMYPIERYLMGLKASVRNRAYPEGSIAEGYIVSECLTFCSRYFSDVETIFSRPPRNDGNIQKWYIFSSGGRPIGTINTKILDMQSLAQANRYVLLHSDKLSPYRQEFLESERAVYGGIQISKHTEDKWLVEKFPRWLAKQIPKMKVEQVDADVIALVRGPHKVVSIYDGLIINGFRVHNKKLEQHRKTQNSGVMVFADGRNYYGNCIEIIELNYYERFWVIMLRCDWVNIKSPRSMKNDANGFIMVKFSELIHTGNRDSDDPYILASQEKQVFYVEDGKSKGWLHVIGIKPRDLFNLSVETPVEDDEYPQCDHHIVA, encoded by the exons ATGCACATCGAGAAGAATGTATGTGACAATGTCATTGGCACCCTTCTTAATCTCTCACGCGGTGGTAAAGATAATATCAAGGCACGCAAGGATCTACAAGATATGGGCATCCGAAGTTACCTTCATCCAAAAATGAGAAACGGGAAAGAGTACCTACCGCAAGCATGTTACACTCTTGCATCAAGGGAAAGAGATATTTTTCTTTCCATTGTGAAGAACTTGAAGGTACCCGATGGTTATGCATCAAACATATCTCGATGCGTAAATTTGAAAGAGCATAAGTTGAGCAACCTTAAAAGTCATGATTGTCACATTCTTGTACAAGATTTGCTTCCTATATGCTTAAGAGGAGTTGTAGAAAAGAAGGTGCTAAGTGTTATTACAAATCTATCAGATTTCTTCAAAAGATTATGTGCAAAAAGTCTTGATCCACAAGAAGTTGATCAACTTCAAATACAAGTCATGTTAACACTTTGTGAAATGGAGAAAATATTTCCTCCAAGTTTCTTCACAATCATGATTCATTTGATTATTCATTTGCCGATGGAGGCTAATCTTGGTGGACCTGTTCAATACAGGTGGATGTACCCGATCGAAAG GTATCTTATGGGATTGAAAGCTTCGGTGCGAAATAGAGCTTATCCCGAAGGTTCCATTGCTGAAGGGTACATAGTTTCAGAATGTCTTACATTTTGCTCCCGTTATTTTTCTGATGTGGAGACTATATTTTCCCGTCCTCCGAGGAATGATGGGAATATTCAAaaatggtacattttctcttctggAGGACGTCCAATTGGCACCATTAACACGAAGATATTGGACATGCAATCTCTTGCACAAGCAAACCGCTATGTTTTATTGCATAGCGATAAGTTATCACCATACCGTCA GGAATTTTTAGAGTCTGAGCGAGCTGTTTATGGTGGCATTCAAATTAGTAAACACACAGAGGACAAATGGTTGGTTGAAAAGTTCCCAAGATGGCTTGCAAAACAG ATTCCAAAGATGAAAGTTGAACAAGTTGATGCTGATGTAATTGCTCTTGTTCGAGGACCGCATAAGGTGGTTTCCATATATGATGGGCTTATAATTAATGGTTTTAGGGTCCATAATAAAAAACTTGAGCAACATCGTAAAACTCAAAATAGTGGTGTGATGGTTTTTGCTGACGGGAGAAACTATTATGGCAATTGCATTGAAATTATCGAGCTAAACTATTATGAAAGGTTTTGGGTTATCATGCTTAGATGTGATTGGGTGAATATTAAATCTCCTAGGAGTATGAAGAATGATGCAAATGGTTTTATTATGGTGAAATTTTCTGAGCTTATCCATACAGGGAATCGTGATTCAGACGATCCATACATACTGGCTTCTCAAGAGAAACAAGTATTTTATGTCGAGGATGGCAAGAGTAAAGGATGGCTCCATGTTATCGGAATAAAGCCAAGAGATTTGTTCAATCTAAGCGTTGAAACCCCTGTAGAAGATGATGAATATCCGCAGTGTGATCATCATATTGTAGCttaa